A section of the Methanoregula formicica SMSP genome encodes:
- the folD gene encoding bifunctional methylenetetrahydrofolate dehydrogenase/methenyltetrahydrofolate cyclohydrolase FolD codes for MATILDGKQTSEKRLETLREAIAGSGLHPKLATVIVGNDPASQMYVRMKHKACEKVGIASVGVELPADATTRTVVDKVRALNRDGSVDGILVQLPLPSQVDTGRVINAISPEKDVDGYHPENMGHLFLGKPRFSSCTPTGIMTLLAEYQIPVAGARAVVAGRSIDVGRPMAALLLNADATVTICHSKTKDLAEELKRADILVSAVGKPHFITKEMVKEGAVVIDVGINQLEGKLVGDVDFEAVKEVASAITPVPGGVGPMTIATLMENTFRSAQERACDRVL; via the coding sequence ATGGCCACGATCCTTGACGGAAAACAGACGTCGGAGAAGCGCCTTGAGACCCTCAGGGAAGCGATTGCAGGCTCCGGGCTCCACCCGAAGCTCGCCACGGTCATCGTGGGCAACGATCCCGCCTCGCAGATGTACGTGCGGATGAAGCACAAGGCCTGCGAGAAGGTCGGGATCGCGTCTGTCGGGGTTGAACTCCCTGCAGACGCAACAACCCGGACAGTTGTGGACAAGGTCAGGGCGCTGAACCGCGATGGGTCCGTCGATGGGATCCTTGTCCAGCTCCCCCTTCCCTCACAGGTCGACACCGGGCGGGTAATCAATGCCATCAGCCCGGAGAAAGACGTGGACGGCTATCACCCGGAGAACATGGGGCACCTCTTTTTGGGGAAACCCCGGTTCTCGTCCTGCACGCCAACAGGGATCATGACCCTCCTTGCCGAGTACCAGATCCCTGTTGCAGGCGCCCGTGCAGTCGTTGCCGGCCGGAGCATCGATGTCGGTCGCCCCATGGCAGCACTCCTCCTTAATGCGGATGCAACGGTCACCATCTGCCACAGCAAAACAAAGGACCTGGCCGAAGAGCTGAAGCGGGCGGACATCCTTGTTTCTGCCGTGGGAAAGCCGCATTTCATCACGAAAGAGATGGTGAAAGAGGGCGCCGTGGTCATCGATGTCGGCATCAACCAGCTCGAAGGAAAACTGGTCGGTGACGTGGACTTCGAGGCAGTAAAGGAGGTCGCATCAGCGATCACCCCGGTCCCGGGCGGCGTAGGACCGATGACAATTGCAACCCTGATGGAGAATACATTCCGGTCAGCACAGGAGCGGGCATGCGACCGTGTATTGTAA
- the smc gene encoding chromosome segregation protein SMC, producing MHITGLEIDNFKSFSKKTKIPFLEGFTVISGPNGSGKSNIIDSILFVLALSSSRNLRAEKLTDLINLNSGRNTAEVALEFSDGTKIRRRIKRTGNGYYSYNYLNERLCKQSDIVDHLAKHGIKPHGYNVVMQGDVTRIMEMSDFERRKIIDEIAGVAEFDTKKQQSLAELDIVRERIEREELLLIELSKRANELKRERTHALEYQKWQNELTFYQNCRSAAQLHEREKELRSLLQSAEDHTIQLGRIASDRGIEENELSYLKADLTDIDELINKKSGADYLKLIAELEEAKGGIKLAEQTIVRLKKEKETNLEAINRVFTDSKRAETRVAECTDQIRTLTIDRTNIAMEVATAKAQLEKFETEIKQHSEDTEGAREKLFSLLKEVEEKKGQRSGILHQQDLFIEKSRMRTSELERLTGLLRQLDEEYTAKQTQLTDSEKSIADLQAEKTALDRNLSELESTLFAQRSSLERLRSEIRDTEQDAIRLEAARDARGESGGRAIEAVRAMEGVHGTISDLGKAPAEYTTALNVAAGNKLQFVVCDTDQIAADAIRYLKDERLGRVTFLPLNKLKPPQLPPLKEPGVIDYAVNLLDYDPKYDRAFSVVLGGTVVVDTLERARKLIGKYRMVTLEGELIERSGAMTGGSMKKQSGPKGFGAAVDDEILRIRSHLGELQGEAATLETGVKRLTEEVDAKRGARNEIDQKVARFGMFTEEFSRRFDAITVEKQTIEAAVARQQEETKSSASELAALEAELDKATEEINGLNAEIDAIKKRLDDTNIPALTEQMEKKRREIEEFERRLRNKDGDINDAQRERQHFSARLGELAEERKRLDDANQRIDSDIAGANGQIAAHKAQIATLEEKQKEFSGELDELRTKRSEVSKHIQESELKLLKLDAEKDRITAQQVAIEERAKTLGIEIDMLKQQVGEMDTELTLSEIEGKIAEADGALRKIGAVNMLAIEEYDKVQRQVTERTEKKEILSTERETLIQRIERFEKMKYEAFTTAFKAIDANFREIFARLTSGSGNLVLENEEDPFAGGMTFAVKPRDKKVHLLNSLSGGEKSLTTLAFIFSIQRFIPAPFYAFDEVDMSLDGANVERIASMVEELAPSTQFIIISLRKPMIEAAERIMGVTLRPDKSTLVTGVKANG from the coding sequence TTGCATATCACAGGTCTGGAGATCGACAATTTCAAGTCTTTTTCAAAAAAGACAAAAATTCCCTTTTTAGAGGGGTTCACCGTAATATCCGGGCCCAACGGCTCCGGCAAGAGCAATATCATCGATTCTATCCTTTTTGTCCTTGCGCTCTCGAGTTCGCGCAACCTGCGGGCAGAGAAACTGACCGACCTCATCAACCTGAACTCCGGCCGGAACACGGCCGAGGTTGCGCTCGAATTCTCTGACGGGACGAAGATCCGCCGGCGGATCAAGCGGACCGGCAACGGTTATTACAGCTACAACTACCTCAACGAACGCCTCTGCAAGCAGAGCGATATCGTCGACCACCTGGCAAAGCACGGGATCAAGCCCCACGGCTACAACGTTGTCATGCAGGGCGATGTCACCCGCATCATGGAGATGAGTGACTTCGAACGCCGGAAGATCATCGATGAGATTGCGGGCGTTGCAGAGTTCGACACCAAGAAGCAGCAGTCGCTCGCTGAACTCGACATTGTCCGTGAGCGGATCGAGCGCGAGGAGCTCCTCTTGATCGAGCTTTCAAAGCGTGCGAACGAACTGAAACGGGAACGGACCCACGCCCTTGAGTACCAGAAATGGCAGAACGAGCTGACATTCTACCAGAACTGCCGCTCCGCAGCCCAGCTCCATGAGCGGGAGAAGGAGCTCAGGTCCCTTTTACAGTCGGCCGAGGACCATACGATCCAGCTGGGACGGATCGCATCCGACCGGGGGATCGAGGAGAACGAGCTCTCCTATCTCAAAGCCGATCTGACCGATATCGACGAACTGATCAACAAGAAGAGCGGGGCCGACTACCTGAAGCTGATCGCGGAGCTCGAAGAGGCAAAGGGCGGGATCAAGCTTGCCGAGCAGACCATCGTCCGCCTCAAAAAAGAGAAGGAGACGAACCTCGAAGCAATCAACCGCGTGTTCACGGACTCGAAGCGTGCCGAGACCCGGGTAGCCGAGTGCACGGACCAGATCCGGACCCTGACCATTGACCGCACCAACATTGCGATGGAGGTTGCCACCGCAAAGGCCCAGCTGGAGAAGTTCGAGACCGAGATCAAGCAGCACAGTGAGGACACCGAGGGCGCCCGCGAGAAGCTCTTCAGCCTCTTAAAAGAGGTCGAGGAGAAGAAAGGCCAGCGGTCGGGCATCCTCCACCAGCAGGACCTCTTTATCGAGAAGAGCCGGATGCGGACCTCCGAACTCGAACGTCTTACCGGTCTGTTGCGGCAGCTGGACGAGGAGTATACCGCAAAGCAGACCCAGCTCACGGACAGCGAGAAGAGCATCGCCGACCTCCAGGCCGAGAAGACGGCGCTGGACCGGAACCTCTCGGAACTGGAGAGCACGCTCTTTGCCCAGCGGTCGTCCCTTGAACGACTCCGCTCCGAGATCCGCGACACCGAGCAGGACGCGATCCGGCTGGAGGCGGCCCGGGATGCAAGGGGCGAGTCTGGCGGACGGGCGATCGAGGCCGTCCGGGCCATGGAGGGCGTGCATGGCACCATCTCCGACCTGGGGAAAGCCCCCGCGGAATACACGACCGCCCTGAATGTCGCGGCAGGCAACAAGCTCCAGTTCGTTGTCTGCGACACCGATCAGATCGCAGCGGACGCAATCCGGTACCTGAAGGACGAGCGGCTGGGGAGGGTCACGTTCCTCCCGCTCAACAAGCTCAAGCCCCCGCAGCTTCCCCCGCTCAAAGAGCCCGGTGTCATCGACTATGCGGTAAACCTGCTGGATTACGATCCGAAATATGACCGGGCGTTCTCTGTGGTTCTTGGAGGGACGGTTGTTGTCGATACCCTTGAGCGTGCCCGGAAACTGATCGGGAAATACCGCATGGTCACGCTCGAAGGCGAACTTATCGAGAGGAGCGGGGCAATGACCGGCGGCTCGATGAAGAAGCAGTCTGGCCCGAAAGGGTTCGGCGCTGCCGTGGACGACGAGATCCTGCGCATCCGCTCGCACCTTGGAGAACTGCAGGGAGAGGCTGCAACCCTGGAAACCGGCGTGAAGCGCCTTACGGAAGAAGTAGATGCAAAACGCGGGGCACGGAACGAGATCGACCAGAAGGTGGCCCGCTTCGGGATGTTCACCGAGGAGTTCTCGCGACGGTTCGATGCGATCACGGTCGAGAAACAGACCATCGAGGCAGCGGTTGCCCGGCAGCAGGAGGAGACAAAGAGCAGCGCCTCCGAACTTGCCGCACTCGAGGCGGAGCTGGACAAGGCCACGGAGGAGATCAATGGCCTGAATGCTGAGATCGATGCCATCAAGAAACGGCTTGACGACACCAACATTCCCGCTCTCACCGAGCAGATGGAGAAGAAACGCCGGGAGATCGAGGAGTTCGAGCGCCGGCTCCGGAACAAGGACGGCGATATCAATGATGCGCAGCGGGAACGCCAGCACTTCTCGGCCCGGCTTGGCGAACTTGCAGAAGAGCGGAAACGCCTGGATGATGCCAACCAGCGGATCGATTCTGATATTGCGGGTGCGAACGGGCAGATCGCCGCCCACAAAGCGCAGATTGCCACTCTTGAGGAGAAGCAGAAGGAGTTCTCGGGAGAACTGGACGAACTGCGGACAAAGCGCAGCGAGGTCTCAAAGCACATCCAGGAATCGGAGCTGAAACTCCTGAAGCTCGATGCCGAGAAGGACCGGATCACGGCCCAGCAGGTGGCCATCGAGGAGCGGGCAAAGACCCTCGGCATCGAGATCGACATGCTGAAGCAGCAGGTCGGTGAGATGGACACGGAACTGACGCTCTCGGAGATTGAAGGAAAGATCGCCGAGGCCGACGGGGCCCTCCGGAAGATCGGGGCGGTCAACATGCTCGCCATCGAGGAGTACGACAAGGTCCAGCGGCAGGTAACCGAGCGGACAGAGAAGAAAGAGATCCTCTCGACCGAGCGGGAGACCCTGATCCAGCGGATCGAGCGGTTCGAGAAGATGAAGTACGAAGCCTTCACCACCGCGTTTAAGGCCATCGATGCGAACTTCCGGGAGATCTTTGCCCGGCTCACGAGCGGCAGCGGTAACCTTGTGCTGGAGAACGAGGAGGATCCGTTTGCCGGCGGCATGACCTTTGCCGTCAAGCCCCGGGACAAGAAGGTCCACCTCTTAAACTCCCTCTCCGGCGGGGAGAAGTCGCTTACCACCCTTGCCTTTATCTTCTCGATCCAGCGTTTCATCCCCGCACCGTTCTATGCCTTTGACGAAGTGGACATGTCACTGGATGGTGCAAATGTCGAGCGGATCGCCTCCATGGTGGAGGAGCTTGCCCCGAGCACCCAGTTTATCATCATCTCGCTCCGTAAACCGATGATCGAGGCCGCCGAGCGGATCATGGGAGTAACCCTCCGGCCCGACAAGAGCACGCTCGTCACCGGGGTAAAGGCCAATGGCTGA
- a CDS encoding segregation/condensation protein A, translating into MAEEERGRRSEAPTPSPEEEGLSGPPGQQPDKQPEEPVEDPPLQSPVPAAMEDPVEILVGLAERGEIDPWNIDIIEVTDRFLSELERRRELNLQISGRTLFFASTLVRMKSEQLVKIDEPEDSGDGEGDDLFGEFGAGDGEDIDYTGRLGPIERLEHEIQRRLDRKSMRKSPTTLFELITELKNIEKEERRRRRMAEGGRDDYTDSLIDADDVVSIAHEEGFQESSMTRLAEYLEGLEIDEEMTLAELCKRMEWGIPEVYIPLLFLALDGRCSLRQEEFFGDIWVQICRVDAAAPPAESSSE; encoded by the coding sequence ATGGCTGAAGAAGAGCGGGGCAGGAGGAGCGAGGCACCGACCCCCTCTCCTGAGGAAGAAGGACTGTCCGGGCCTCCCGGGCAGCAGCCGGACAAACAGCCGGAGGAGCCCGTGGAGGACCCGCCCTTGCAGTCTCCGGTTCCGGCCGCTATGGAAGACCCGGTCGAGATCCTTGTGGGCCTTGCCGAACGAGGGGAGATCGACCCGTGGAACATCGACATCATCGAGGTGACCGACCGTTTCCTGTCCGAACTGGAACGACGGCGGGAACTCAACCTCCAGATCTCCGGGCGGACGCTCTTCTTTGCTTCGACCCTTGTCCGGATGAAGTCCGAGCAGCTGGTGAAAATCGATGAACCCGAAGATTCCGGTGACGGGGAAGGGGACGACCTGTTCGGGGAGTTCGGTGCGGGGGACGGCGAGGACATCGACTACACCGGCCGGCTCGGCCCCATCGAGCGGCTGGAGCACGAGATCCAGCGCCGTCTTGACCGCAAGAGCATGAGGAAGAGCCCGACCACCCTCTTCGAGCTCATTACCGAGCTGAAGAACATCGAGAAAGAAGAACGCCGGCGCCGGAGGATGGCGGAAGGGGGCCGCGATGACTATACGGACTCCCTGATCGATGCCGATGACGTGGTCAGCATCGCCCACGAAGAGGGATTCCAGGAGTCGTCCATGACCCGGCTTGCCGAGTACCTCGAAGGGCTGGAGATCGATGAAGAGATGACACTCGCTGAACTCTGCAAACGGATGGAATGGGGCATACCCGAGGTTTACATCCCCCTGCTCTTCCTTGCCCTCGATGGCCGCTGCTCGCTCCGGCAGGAGGAGTTCTTCGGGGATATCTGGGTGCAGATCTGCCGGGTTGACGCCGCCGCCCCTCCTGCAGAATCCTCATCGGAATAA
- a CDS encoding serine hydroxymethyltransferase: MSYLAKTDPAIADIIEKERLRQVNGLELIASENVVSRAVLEAMGSIMTNKYAEGYPGKRYYGGCEFHDMAENLARDRLKKLFGAEHANVQAHSGTQANMAVYFAAIKLGEKILSMKLNQGGHLSHGSPVSFTGKFYQVAQYGVDPKTEVLDYGVVAEMAKKERPQIIVCGASAYPRTIDFKAFQEIADDVGAVCLADIAHIAGLVATGLHPTSVGVVNYTTTTTHKTLRGPRGGAIMCNADLGVGIDKAVFPGMQGGPLMHTIAAKAVCFEEALKPSFREYNKQIIRNAKVLAETLMANGLRLVSGGTDNHLMLLDLTEQGITGLEAETALGKAGITVNKNTIPNETKSPFVTSGLRIGTPAVTSRGMKEAEMRLIGGWIASVIKDIKNEKNTSDVRGKVEALASKFTLYPE, translated from the coding sequence ATGTCCTATCTGGCAAAAACAGATCCGGCAATTGCCGATATCATCGAAAAGGAGAGGCTCCGCCAGGTGAACGGCCTGGAGCTGATTGCGTCCGAGAACGTTGTCTCGCGTGCGGTGCTCGAGGCGATGGGGTCCATCATGACCAACAAGTATGCCGAGGGCTACCCCGGCAAGCGGTACTATGGCGGATGCGAGTTCCACGATATGGCCGAGAACCTTGCCCGCGACCGGCTCAAGAAGCTTTTCGGCGCCGAGCACGCGAATGTGCAGGCCCACTCGGGAACCCAGGCGAACATGGCGGTTTATTTTGCAGCCATCAAGCTGGGAGAAAAGATCCTCTCCATGAAGCTGAACCAGGGAGGCCACCTTTCCCACGGTTCCCCGGTCAGCTTCACCGGAAAGTTCTACCAGGTAGCTCAATACGGTGTGGACCCGAAGACCGAAGTCCTCGATTACGGCGTGGTAGCGGAGATGGCAAAGAAGGAGAGGCCCCAGATCATCGTCTGCGGCGCCTCGGCCTACCCGCGGACCATCGACTTCAAGGCCTTCCAGGAGATTGCCGATGACGTCGGTGCGGTCTGCCTTGCCGACATCGCCCACATCGCCGGCCTCGTTGCCACCGGACTCCACCCGACATCGGTCGGTGTGGTCAACTATACCACCACAACCACCCACAAGACCCTCCGCGGGCCCCGCGGCGGCGCCATTATGTGCAACGCTGACCTCGGCGTTGGCATCGACAAGGCGGTCTTTCCCGGCATGCAGGGCGGTCCCCTGATGCACACCATCGCGGCAAAGGCGGTCTGTTTCGAGGAAGCCCTCAAGCCCTCGTTCAGGGAATACAACAAGCAGATCATCAGGAACGCCAAAGTCCTTGCCGAGACTCTCATGGCCAACGGCCTCCGGCTCGTCTCGGGCGGCACCGACAACCACCTCATGCTCCTCGACCTGACCGAGCAGGGCATCACCGGCCTCGAGGCCGAGACTGCGCTCGGTAAAGCCGGCATCACGGTCAACAAGAACACCATCCCGAACGAGACCAAGAGCCCGTTTGTCACGAGCGGTCTCCGCATCGGCACCCCCGCTGTCACCTCAAGGGGCATGAAGGAAGCCGAGATGCGCCTCATCGGCGGCTGGATTGCCAGCGTCATTAAGGATATCAAGAACGAGAAGAACACGAGCGACGTGCGCGGCAAGGTCGAAGCCTTGGCCTCGAAGTTCACCCTCTATCCCGAATAA
- a CDS encoding DUF7518 family protein: MAHEDAKIKYLEHELDQQEKLIQMMEGSASEDRIAALEKKVKEMEALVKGLTQELLDLKSVAMKMSKQTEERRMQELKRGPIVQGSQGAAPAAPAQSPSGSTVIRPKSRAPEAPAAPAEPVMDMIMQPDGTMKLEPRRGDKDYIVARAGYGQGKKGSRPKQGELIYATEDEQKKDPAKK, translated from the coding sequence ATGGCGCACGAAGATGCAAAGATCAAGTACCTTGAGCACGAACTCGATCAACAGGAGAAACTGATTCAGATGATGGAAGGTTCAGCAAGCGAGGACCGCATTGCCGCCCTCGAGAAGAAAGTAAAAGAGATGGAGGCGCTTGTCAAGGGGCTGACCCAGGAGCTCCTCGATCTCAAGTCCGTTGCGATGAAGATGTCCAAGCAGACCGAGGAACGCCGCATGCAGGAATTGAAGCGCGGCCCGATCGTCCAGGGATCGCAGGGCGCAGCCCCGGCAGCACCCGCCCAGTCCCCGTCCGGCAGCACGGTCATCCGCCCCAAGAGCCGTGCCCCCGAGGCACCCGCAGCACCCGCCGAGCCGGTCATGGACATGATCATGCAGCCCGACGGCACCATGAAGCTCGAGCCCCGCCGCGGCGACAAGGACTACATCGTTGCCCGCGCCGGCTATGGGCAGGGAAAGAAGGGCTCACGGCCCAAACAGGGCGAACTCATCTACGCAACCGAGGATGAGCAAAAGAAGGATCCTGCAAAGAAGTAA